One genomic segment of uncultured Ilyobacter sp. includes these proteins:
- the hcp gene encoding hydroxylamine reductase, which translates to MSMFCYQCQEAASGKGCTIRGVCGKTPEEAKLQDVLLHAVKGVALYSSVLRESDDIGEDVDYFIINSLFMMITNSNFDDDILHKQIIKGVELRDKLKGICEDKNPKGLMKLFKRKRECSCEEDKFSRLLDSASDYADEKKLFGELADKSGVMRTANEDERSLKEMITYGLKGMAAYTEHAFHLGYKNREIVKFMEKALLAADDPEITVDELIAMTLETGKYGVEAMALLDKANTETYGNPEITKVNIGVGKNPGILISGHDLKDMEQLLEQTKGTGVDVYTHSEMLPANYYPALKKYDHFVGNYGGSWWHQTKEFETFNGPIIFTSNCIVPPRSGALTYKDKIFTTNACGMGGCTHIEKGADGKKDFTPIIELAKKCQPPVEIETGEIVGGFAHNQVLALADKVIDAVKSGAIKKFVVMAGCDARMQDRKYYTEFAEKLPKDTVILTAGCAKYRYNKLPLGDIGGIPRVLDAGQCNDSYSLAVIAMELQKAFELDDINDLPIVYNIAWYEQKAVIVLLALLHLGVKNIHLGPTLPAFLSPNVASVLVDKFGIAGITSVEEDMKIFGIE; encoded by the coding sequence ATGTCAATGTTCTGTTATCAGTGCCAGGAAGCTGCGTCAGGAAAAGGGTGTACCATAAGAGGAGTATGTGGAAAGACTCCTGAAGAAGCAAAGCTGCAGGATGTTCTGCTTCATGCAGTGAAAGGTGTTGCACTTTATAGCTCAGTTTTAAGAGAAAGTGATGATATAGGTGAAGATGTGGATTACTTCATAATCAACTCACTCTTCATGATGATAACCAACTCAAATTTTGATGATGATATTTTACATAAACAGATTATAAAAGGTGTAGAACTCAGAGACAAACTCAAAGGAATCTGTGAAGATAAGAATCCTAAAGGACTTATGAAGCTTTTTAAAAGAAAAAGAGAGTGTTCATGTGAAGAGGATAAGTTCAGTAGACTTTTAGATTCTGCTTCTGATTATGCAGATGAGAAAAAACTTTTCGGGGAACTTGCTGACAAATCTGGTGTAATGAGAACAGCAAATGAAGATGAAAGATCGTTAAAAGAGATGATAACGTACGGACTGAAGGGAATGGCAGCATACACTGAGCATGCTTTTCACTTGGGATATAAAAACAGAGAGATAGTTAAGTTCATGGAAAAGGCTCTTCTTGCAGCAGATGATCCAGAGATAACAGTGGATGAACTGATAGCTATGACTCTAGAAACTGGAAAATACGGTGTCGAGGCCATGGCACTTCTTGACAAGGCAAATACAGAAACTTATGGAAATCCTGAAATCACAAAGGTAAATATAGGGGTTGGTAAAAATCCTGGGATACTAATTTCAGGCCATGACCTTAAGGACATGGAACAGCTTCTAGAACAGACAAAAGGTACTGGAGTAGATGTTTATACGCATTCAGAGATGCTTCCTGCTAACTACTACCCTGCATTAAAAAAATATGATCACTTTGTAGGAAATTACGGTGGTTCATGGTGGCATCAGACAAAAGAGTTTGAGACCTTCAACGGTCCAATAATATTTACAAGTAACTGTATAGTACCTCCAAGAAGTGGAGCTCTTACATATAAGGACAAAATTTTTACTACTAATGCGTGTGGAATGGGTGGATGTACTCATATTGAAAAAGGAGCTGACGGTAAGAAAGACTTTACTCCTATAATTGAATTAGCTAAGAAGTGTCAGCCTCCTGTAGAGATAGAAACAGGTGAAATTGTAGGTGGATTTGCACATAACCAAGTACTTGCTCTAGCTGATAAAGTAATTGATGCAGTAAAATCAGGAGCTATAAAGAAATTTGTTGTTATGGCAGGTTGTGATGCGAGAATGCAGGATAGAAAGTACTATACTGAGTTTGCAGAAAAACTTCCTAAAGATACAGTTATATTAACTGCAGGATGTGCTAAATACAGATATAACAAACTACCTTTAGGGGATATTGGCGGAATTCCTAGAGTATTGGACGCAGGACAGTGTAACGATTCCTACTCTCTGGCTGTTATTGCAATGGAACTTCAGAAAGCTTTCGAATTAGATGATATAAATGATCTTCCTATAGTATATAATATAGCGTGGTATGAGCAAAAAGCAGTTATAGTATTGCTTGCCCTACTTCATCTAGGTGTTAAAAATATTCATTTGGGTCCTACTCTTCCAGCATTTTTATCTCCCAACGTGGCTAGTGTACTAGTTGATAAATTTGGAATTGCGGGAATAACATCAGTAGAAGAAGATATGAAAATTTTCGGAATAGAATAA
- a CDS encoding 4Fe-4S binding protein has protein sequence MAYRIKEDECIACGACQPVCPVECISEVEGGKRRIEEAACIDCGACAGVCPVECIAPVE, from the coding sequence ATGGCTTATAGAATCAAGGAAGATGAATGTATAGCTTGTGGTGCGTGTCAACCGGTATGTCCGGTAGAATGTATTTCTGAGGTAGAAGGTGGAAAAAGAAGAATCGAAGAGGCTGCATGTATTGACTGTGGTGCTTGTGCAGGTGTTTGTCCTGTTGAATGTATTGCGCCAGTTGAATAA
- a CDS encoding cold shock domain-containing protein: MVKWFNGEKGFGFITAEDGADVFVHFSEINKPGFKTLEEGERVS; this comes from the coding sequence ATAGTTAAATGGTTCAATGGAGAAAAAGGATTCGGATTTATCACTGCTGAGGACGGAGCAGATGTGTTCGTACACTTTTCTGAAATAAACAAGCCTGGTTTCAAGACTTTAGAAGAGGGAGAAAGAGTATCATAA